Part of the Brassica oleracea var. oleracea cultivar TO1000 chromosome C8, BOL, whole genome shotgun sequence genome is shown below.
TAAATCCAAAAACTTTGAAATAAGTTATTTAAAACCATCTGTTGCAACTTGCAAGATAAAAACAACAGATTTCACTTTTACATCTTTATTCGATATATATGGCGCAGGACATATTTATGTAGATTATATGTTTCGAGATGTTTTTCCAGCACATAATGGGAATAGGTTGGTTGTGTGACTTGTGACTTGTCACATTAACAGAAACATGGAAAATCTCATGTTAAATAGTACTAAACGAAACAGTCTTCGTTGGACTCGACTTATTTTTCTAAAATTCATCTTGTATTTTGTAATGCTACTTGCATTTTTTAACAACCGTTCTCTTGGTCAAAGTGGTCCACATTAATTTTCTTTGTTGCAACAATAAATCATATGCTAACAGCACACACTAGTACCGAACGGAGTCAGAGGAGGTCATCAAGTACGTGAGTACTTTCGTAAAAGAGAGAGACGTACGGCGTCGTCCCGTACTCCATTTCGTCACTCTCCATAAAACGCCTAACTTCTTCATCGTCCCATATCAGAAAATCATCACCTTCTTCACCACCACCAATCGTGTGATCCCTTTTTACCTCTTCTTTTTCATCTTGGTCACTGCTTGCGATTCTTGGCTCCAGCAAGATGCTCTTAATCCTGTCGAGATCATGATGTCTAGATGAGATACCTGTGGCGAGCTTGTTCAGGAGACAAGCCGAGCCGGAAGGTGATGAGGTAGGAGAAAATGTAGTTATTGAAGAGCTACCACATTCTTCGTTAGTGATCGTGACGGTGAGGTTATTGATGATAGGCTCGTGGGTCATCGGGTCAATTCCTTTCCTCGACAGTCTTTTCTTGAGACAAGAGTTCCAATGGTTCTTGATGTCGTTGTCTGTTCGATTATCCATCTCCTTGGCAATAGCTGCCCACCTTCAATTTTCAACATTTACAACAACAATTAGAATTACTTTTTATAATTAGGAGATTTCGGTGAAAACCAAGACTAATTAATCTCCAAGTCCATAGAAGAGTCGGATATTCTTACAATTCAAAGTGTCCACAATACCAATCTCTAATTGAAACCTCATTATTATTGTTTAAAAAATTATGAATAGTAAACCCCCATCTATATTTAATTACCGTCATTAGGACTCCCTTTGTTTCTTTTTATTTGAATTGTACAAACAGATTAAAAAAATATTTAATTTTATATTTTTAAATAAAAATATCATCAACTATCTAACTAACCATTATTCAACCAATAAAAAATAATATGCAGAATATAAAATGTCATATATCATATAAATCAATAAATTTAAAAAAATCAAACAGTTTGAAGTAATTACTGCAATTGCAATCATGGTATAATGCATGATTAATATTTGAACGAATGTGAAATAAATGAAGTTTTATTATTCCTGATATAATTAAGTGTGTGATATTATTATAAAATTAACGATGTTGATATTATCATGTAGCCAGTATTATTATTCCTGATATATATACGTGTGTGTGTGTATTTCAGTTTTTAATTCATAAATGACCATGCACATGTAAATGTGTTCATTGTGTTCTTTATAAATTTTCGAATGATTTTTTTAATTAAGTCGCATCAAATATTACTTTGTTTTAAGGTAATAGCTGAAACATAAAACATGAGAGCGAGCTCTGGACCTCTGGACCTCTGGTACAAACTAAATGTAAGAATAAAATAATTAGCTTTCGCTGAAAAGCAAGTAGTCTTTAAATATTATTATGCACTAAAACTTTGTTGTGTAGTCCAAAGTCTATAATATAATTAGTTTAACATCCCTTTAACATTTCATGTTAATCCAAGTAGGTTTTGAATTTTGACAGAGCTGTAGTTTTTCGTAGAGAAGCAGCTATTAATTAAGAAACTAACCTGTTTCCGAGGACAGCATGAAGTTTGATGATCTCCTCTTCTTCCTGAGGAGTGAATTTGCCTCTTTTAATCCCAGGCCTTAGGTAATTAAGCCACCTTAACCTGCAGCTCTTTCCACATCTCTGCAAACCTGTTTTGTCCATGAGAAATTGTAGAGATGTCAATTTTAGTAGTCAAAAGGGAGTTTAATTTTCCTTTTGTAGTCGCAAACAAAAGAAGTTGCGAAAAAGAAACTTTTCCTCAGTGGAAAAGGCACTAACTAAAATTTTAAAATTTAAAACTTATACAATTGTGCTATGTAGATATGGACAAAGCATAGGGAACACATGTCGCTCTTAATAGAATCCAATCGATTTTTATAATCATATGAATAGAATTGGTATAAAAGTTTCAATTATGTAGATTCCGGAACAAATATATAATCATACTATATAAAGGAATATTTAGCAATGATTCATTCACTATCGTTACAATATTATAACACGGTATGGGCGTGTATATGTACTTTCACTTTCTATTCTTGGTTTTTTTTTTTTTTTTTTTTTTTTTTTTTTGTAACAATTCTTGGTTTGTTTACAAAGATGATTTCGCTAGGATTTCATGGAGTTTTTATAACTGAGTTTGAAACCCCACAAAAGAAAATGGATTCTGCTATTCACAACAGTATGTAGAAGATATATACACCAAATTTGATAACCTAAAATCTATAATAATACTAATTAATGTAAACTATCAACAAGAAAACAACAACAAATAGGGAAAAAGTACTATATATATATGGATATAGTGTAAGTATGTGTATCTATCTATCTATACCAGCTCTTTTGGGGAGAGAACGCCAATCAGAGACCCCATGCTCATTGATGTAAGCGACAAGGTTTTGATCTTCCTCCGCCGTCCACTCTCCTTTCTTCATCCCGTCGCCGTCGACCCACGTCTTCCTCCCCATTTTTCTCAGTCCGACTAATCCTATAACTGCCACGTTCATAACCGCACGAAAAGACCAGTCTTAAAATAAGATGAATACCCAAATTTTAGAAAAAAAAAAAAAAAAAAAAGATAAATACTTGACTTGAAGCGAGTCTCCTTTTCTCTCTTCTCTTTTACTTAGTGGAATAGTCTCTCGAGAGTAAGCAGTGGGATTGTGTAGAAGGGATATTATACAGTTATATATAACCCCTCAGTTTTTGGTTTTATTATATTTCCATCGTTGGATTTTTATTTCGAATTCCTCGCCGCTGGATTTAACGACTTTTTAAAACATTATTCGAAAATTTGTTTTCAAAAAGTACATATTTTTAACTACAGGTACCCAACTCTTGCCAGAATTTATGTGAACATAGTTAGTAGTTGAGTCAAATCACTGAGGTTGACAAGTTTTGAAAATTATTACCACATTTTTGCTTTAATATAATCTTTTTAGCTATCAAAATATTAAAATCTTGTAAAATTAAATTTAAAATTTAACAAAACATATATTACTCGATGGTGATTGTATGAGTTTTGGTACGCAAACATGGAAGTTTGATGTATGAAAATACAATTAGTGACCACCGTGATAACTTTAGCTATAGCTATCTAAAATTAAATAAAAACAGTTCAAATTAACAACAAATAAACAAAATGATATTCACACAGACACAGATATAACTCCGTAGTCACTTTAGTGTGATTACTTAAAATAAAAGTATAAAGACTCACGTGTAAATTCTAATTTTTATATTTTGTGAAATCCTCAAGAACATGCTAGAAACAAAAGTCGTTAAAGCAAAAGTAAGATAATCCGCTGACAAAAAAAAACGTAAGCTAATCCTGTTACATGCCCGCATGTATAAAGTAGTATTAGTACGTTCCCGTATTATTATTATTATTATTTTTTTGAATTATACAAAAGTATCATAGCCCCACATAAGTGATCCAGACTAGTCACGTGTTACTACGTGTTGGTCCTCTGTCCCTGGCGATGCCGAAATGTTAATTCCCCAATGGCTGGGATTCGAACCCAGATGGCAGTACTCACGGCTGTAAACCCTTAGACCATCCGCAACGGCGGTCCAAGACGAACCCGTAGCTCAAGTCCTTAGCCCAAATGGAATATAATATTGATAATTAGGCTAAGATTATGACGGATCAGTCCGTAAATAAGGGGTAGAAGGATCAAGTCCTTGTGCACGTAGCGTCTGATGGTTGGCTCGGTGAGCTATTGTGTTCGGTTCTGTGAAAAAAAAATTCATTCGCGACCGAAGGCGAGAAAAAAAAAATCAGAGCTCGAGACGAAAAGGCGATTTCTCTCCGTCGTCGATTGTCTTCTTCCGTGATCTTCAAAGGTAAATAGTCTTCTTCTGTGGTAGATTTAATGATAGGTTAGCTTCCTTGTTGTTCGTTTTCGGTTTCAATCGATTTAGTTTGCTCGAAAACTCATTACTCGTTTTCGGTTTCAATTCGTTTTCGGTTTCAATCGATGTAGTTAGTGTTTCAATTTGTTTTCGGTTTCAAACGATCTTCTAGTTTGTTCTTACGGTTTCGAAACACCAATTGTTTTCAGCGAAGATTCGACATCGATTTGTTTTCTTATACTCGGGTTTTGTATGTGTTTGCCTTATACAAAACGTATCTGTATGGTTTGCTGTTGCTTATCTTGTTTTCTGTTTAGCTCGAAAACTCATTACTCGATCCCTCTGTTAGCTTTATGTGTAGCTAGTAAACTGTTTAGTTGCTTATCAATCTAAGTTAATGTGTAAACTCATTACTTAATGTGTTCTTAATCTTTAGTCTCTTTTGTTGCTTTGTGTTCTTAATGTTTTGTTTTCTTCTTCGCTAATAAAGTTTCTGTTTTTTTTTGCAGGCCAACGAACCTTGGGACAAGACTATAGCTACACTCAGCCTTCTTCATCAGACGAGTTTGACATGACCTCTTTACTTCATGCAGAAGCTGATTTCTACGCGGATGAAGGTGAGAGTAGCTACACAATTGCAGAGACGGATCAGTACTCACCGGAACCTGAGGCTGATGAAGGAATCCTGAGGACATGCTATTGCGGTAGTGAGCCTATTGTTGCAACGTCGTACACTCCTAAAGATCCAGGAAGGAGGTACTTCTCCTGCGACAACGTTGACGATGGAGACTGCCACATCTGGAAATGGTGGGATGTGGAAATTCAAGAATCAGCCCAAAAAGATGTGGAGCGGGCTTTTGGAGTATTGCAAGCTCGATTTGCGATTGTCAAAAACCCAGTTCGTACATTGAACAAAGAAAAGATAGGAAAGATTATGAGAGCATGTATCATACTACACAATATGATAGTTGAAAATGAACGAGATGGATACATGCGGTACGATATATCTGAATTTGAAGAAGGAGACGTCACCAGAAGTTCACAGGTGGAAACTAAGAAGCCTACAAATCTGAATAATATGTTTCCCAATCGGAATGATCTTCGTGATGAGTATATGCATGAACGATTTCAATTTAAAAAAAAAAAAAAAAAAAAAATTCCTAAGGACTCCATCTTCGGGAACACCATTGGACGACCAGTTTTGATTCGAATCCTTAACTATTCAAACAAAAACCAAAAAAAAAAAAATATTATTAAAATATTTATAAGGATTCATTGGTGAACCTCACCATTGCATATGCTCTCATAACTAAAAAGGCTAAGAATCGGTTCTTAAAGTCTTTATTTAGGAATCGGTTCTTACCTTTTTTAGTTAAAATTTAAAAAACAATTTCTTAACTTCCGCTAAGAACCTCATCCTAAGAACCCCGGATTAATCATGCTCTTAGCATATACAAAATATGATATTGTTACTTCATACGTGGCTTAATACTACTAATAGTGATGATACTGATTTAATTACTACTGGAAAAAAGAAGCAGAGGAGCATGTGCTGAATAAGTTTTCTTGCCACGTAGAATACAGATGATACCATGTTCACATGTTTTCTTTTCTTTTCCCGCCATTCACATCTTTGTTTTTGCAACATTTATGGTAGTTTTGTATCTTATGTAGTATTTAGTTTAGAACTTACACAAATTGTTGCACAAAAAAAAGAAAGAATCTACACAAATTAATATATAAAGAATAAAAGAAATGCTCCATTGACTGCGAAAGACCTTCCTTTCTCGGATTCTTCTTTGTGAACATCTTTTCGCTTTCTCATCCTTTTCATATTTCCCCATTCACACCCTTGAGTATTCTCATTCAGCAATATATATGTTAAATAAAACAATTTTCAGAAATTTAGCTAGAGGAAGATAACCATATGTTGAACTGATTATAATAAAATTACTGTTTCCTTGTTTCTAGACATTTTCTTACAATGAACTTGAGAACTTTTCTTACAACATGATACTACTTTCATTTTCAATAAAAGAAAACGAAAGATACTACTTTCATTTTTTTCTCCAAAAATATGATATTCTTCCAGAAGCACTACAAAAGAAAATATAAATAAATTTTTAAGAATCTTTTTTTATTCAACTGTTTTAAAAAAATTCTTAAAAGCATTATAATATCTATGTATATAATTTATATTGTTCTATAATAATTTATAATATATATATATGTGAGAAATACGTGCAAATAGCATTAAATTGTGTTTTTTTCTTTCCAAAAAGCACATAAGGAGATATTTTTTAAAGAACATTCACTAAAAAGTCAAAAGACAATTATATTCATATTTATAACTATCTGATTAATTAAATATGTTAAACTTTACTTTTATAAAAATTATGTACATAACAAGTTATACAATAACTACATGTTTTATTATTGAATTCAGGATTTAAAGATTAGAGTTTATATTTTAGTATTTAATGACATAATAATTTCTGAATTTTATTTTGAGATTTTCTTCCTTAGATAAAAAGGTATTATTGATGGAAGTTTTCTTAGATTTATCCATTTAATTAATTGTATATAACTCCTATGCATATTAGGTCTTAATTGAAAAAATAATTTTACAAAAGCAATATGCTTTTATTATATAACTAACAATTATTAAAAAGTACTTAGAAAAGTATTTAGAAGATACAAATGCTTTCCAATTTTTTTTTGCTTAATGCTTTCATTTAGGGCTTTTGGTAGAGAAATTGCTTTTAGAATATTATAAAAATATATTTACTAATAAAAAATTATATCAAATCCAAAAGTAAAACGTATATATTTAAAATGAATTTTACAACTAAAACATTTTAAACTTTCTTTAAAAGAACAATACTTCATATTTACAATATAATATAATATATATAATTAAATAAGATTCATTATTTTTAATAACAAAAATATTAAATTAATAGATATTTTAAATAAGCATATTTTTATTATTTAGAAGCAAACAAATTATATATCATATACAGTTTATATATATATAATCAACTGCTCTACCAGTTATTTTATTAACTACATTAATAAAAATATACACTTTTTACATCCTATTTCTTCTATAGCATATTGCTACTACCAGTTAGTTTATTGTTTTTTTAAACACCAATCAGTTTATTGTGTTTATACTTTTCCATTTTTGTTTGTCCTTTTTTTCCGTTCCAGTTTTTATATTTGAAGTCACT
Proteins encoded:
- the LOC106309976 gene encoding transcription factor MYB34-like isoform X2, with amino-acid sequence MGRKTWVDGDGMKKGEWTAEEDQNLVAYINEHGVSDWRSLPKRAGLQRCGKSCRLRWLNYLRPGIKRGKFTPQEEEEIIKLHAVLGNRWAAIAKEMDNRTDNDIKNHWNSCLKKRLSRKGIDPMTHEPIINNLTVTITNEECGSSSITTFSPTSSPSGSACLLNKLATGISSRHHDLDRIKSILLEPRIASSDQDEKEEVKRDHTIGGGEEGDDFLIWDDEEVRRFMESDEMEYGTTPYVSLFYESTHVLDDLL
- the LOC106309976 gene encoding transcription factor MYB34-like isoform X1, giving the protein MNVAVIGLVGLRKMGRKTWVDGDGMKKGEWTAEEDQNLVAYINEHGVSDWRSLPKRAGLQRCGKSCRLRWLNYLRPGIKRGKFTPQEEEEIIKLHAVLGNRWAAIAKEMDNRTDNDIKNHWNSCLKKRLSRKGIDPMTHEPIINNLTVTITNEECGSSSITTFSPTSSPSGSACLLNKLATGISSRHHDLDRIKSILLEPRIASSDQDEKEEVKRDHTIGGGEEGDDFLIWDDEEVRRFMESDEMEYGTTPYVSLFYESTHVLDDLL